The Cellulomonas fulva genome includes a window with the following:
- a CDS encoding amylo-alpha-1,6-glucosidase, whose product MAAACPAFDVRDIPFSVRGSWLNLSPVVALHTRADQVHLVSHRNGMHAVLRCEPLDATGSVVAADWAATPATFTWRRGDAAVTAVFDGVRALRLRGSGLGLRLADAAGGLTPFTGTYLFTDPVDGSAVFTSYETGRRYRVSGEPGVVTVQGEQALGVADRAVVLGTGAGEWEALLEEIDSAQEPRPLDRTFDEVVADVAARFDEYVETIAPWRTAATPAAELAAYVLWSATVAPEGYLGRESVLMSKHWMDKLWSWDHCFNALALAGGLPDLAIDQLLAPFDHQDVTGALPDSVTHSEVLYNYVKPPIHGWALRRLRARAPRSLTGEELREIHAGLVRWTRFWLDRRRVPGHVLPYYQHGNDSGWDNSTTFDVDRVIESPDLAAFLVLQLEVLADLADELGEPSKEWRDTAAEVLRVLLAERWDGQAFFAVGAASGRRSTTTSLLNLLPLVLGDRLPEPVREAMTRRLEGHLTEHGPATEPVTSPHYEDDGYWRGPIWAPSTALVEDGLRASGRPDLADTVSARFRATCERSGFAENFDARTGAGLRDRAYTWTAAVYLVLAAESVERGTSERHPDADRAPTAS is encoded by the coding sequence GCACCTCGTCTCGCACCGCAACGGCATGCACGCCGTGCTGCGCTGCGAGCCGCTCGACGCGACGGGCTCCGTCGTGGCGGCCGACTGGGCCGCCACGCCCGCGACGTTCACCTGGCGTCGAGGCGACGCCGCCGTCACCGCGGTCTTCGACGGCGTGCGCGCGCTGCGCCTGCGCGGCAGCGGGCTCGGCCTGCGGCTGGCGGACGCGGCAGGCGGGCTGACGCCGTTCACGGGCACCTACCTCTTCACCGACCCCGTCGACGGGAGCGCGGTGTTCACGTCCTACGAGACCGGCCGCCGGTACCGCGTCTCGGGCGAGCCCGGAGTCGTGACGGTGCAGGGCGAGCAGGCGCTGGGCGTCGCGGACCGCGCGGTGGTGCTCGGGACCGGCGCCGGCGAGTGGGAGGCGCTCCTCGAGGAGATCGACTCCGCGCAGGAGCCGCGTCCGCTCGACCGGACGTTCGACGAGGTCGTCGCGGACGTGGCCGCGCGGTTCGACGAGTACGTCGAGACGATCGCGCCGTGGCGCACGGCCGCGACGCCCGCGGCCGAGCTCGCGGCGTACGTCCTGTGGTCCGCGACCGTCGCGCCCGAGGGGTACCTGGGCCGCGAGTCGGTCCTCATGTCGAAGCACTGGATGGACAAGCTCTGGAGCTGGGACCACTGCTTCAATGCGCTCGCGCTCGCGGGCGGGCTGCCGGACCTGGCGATCGACCAGCTCCTGGCACCCTTCGACCACCAGGACGTCACGGGTGCGCTGCCCGACTCGGTGACGCACTCCGAGGTGCTCTACAACTACGTGAAGCCGCCCATCCACGGGTGGGCGCTGCGCCGGCTGCGCGCGCGGGCTCCGCGCTCGCTGACGGGCGAGGAGCTGCGGGAGATCCACGCCGGGCTCGTGCGGTGGACCCGGTTCTGGCTGGACCGCCGCCGCGTCCCCGGGCACGTGCTGCCCTACTACCAGCACGGCAACGACAGCGGCTGGGACAACTCCACCACGTTCGACGTCGACCGCGTGATCGAGTCGCCCGACCTCGCGGCCTTCCTGGTCCTGCAGCTCGAGGTGCTCGCCGACCTCGCCGACGAGCTGGGCGAGCCCTCGAAGGAGTGGCGGGACACGGCGGCCGAGGTGCTGCGCGTCTTGCTGGCCGAGCGCTGGGACGGCCAGGCGTTCTTCGCGGTGGGGGCGGCCTCCGGGCGGCGCAGCACCACGACGAGCCTGCTGAACCTGCTGCCGCTCGTGCTCGGTGACCGGCTCCCCGAGCCGGTGCGCGAGGCCATGACGCGCCGGCTCGAGGGGCACCTCACGGAGCACGGCCCGGCCACCGAGCCCGTGACGTCGCCGCACTACGAGGACGACGGCTACTGGCGCGGCCCGATCTGGGCTCCCTCGACCGCGCTCGTCGAGGACGGTCTGCGCGCCTCGGGACGGCCCGACCTCGCCGACACCGTGAGCGCGCGGTTCCGCGCCACGTGCGAGCGGTCCGGGTTCGCGGAGAACTTCGACGCGCGCACGGGCGCCGGACTGCGCGACCGCGCGTACACGTGGACGGCCGCGGTCTACCTGGTGCTCGCGGCCGAGAGCGTCGAGCGCGGGACGAGCGAGCGCCACCCCGACGCCGATCGGGCGCCGACCGCCAGCTGA
- a CDS encoding BCCT family transporter, with protein MSTSATPLPGADAGRPPDEPAPIPPPADPSSGARPAIAKAVFLPGLAIVLVVGLFAVLFPDLAESAIGTIQTDVIGVFGWYYVLVVAAFVVFALWMGVSRFGDIMLGQDDDTPAYSMGSWFSMLFAAGMGIGLVFWGVAEPLSHYAQPKPGVTGAPDQLADAAMAQTYLHWGVHAWAVYVVVGLGLAYAIHRRGRPVAVRWAVEPLLGERRTRGRLGDAIDVAAVVGTVFGLATSLGLGVLQISAGLEHLDLIDSSTTVQVVLILVITLAATASVVSGLDKGLKWLSNLNIGIAGTLLVLVLVLGPTLFLLREFVQSIGVYLGDVVPLTFDTTAFEGDAGQAWQASWTTFYWGWWISWAPFVGVFIARISRGRTVRQFVMGVLIIPVLVTFLWFSVLGGTALYREIFGEGGLIGAGGTVDENTALFDLLGGLPGGVVMSVGAVLLIALFFVTSSDSGSFVVSMLTSGGNPTPFTWTRVTWSVMTGLLAAALLVAGGLTALQTAAILIALPFSVVMILIAIATIKAFLAEHAAYQRAERAAVRERLTRDVAHAVHGELREHLEGLVADPAGLPGTNGRWWTRRRVRTSAGGADADPDAVTLADRPDPRA; from the coding sequence ATGAGCACGTCAGCGACGCCGTTGCCCGGTGCCGACGCCGGGCGTCCCCCCGACGAGCCCGCGCCGATCCCGCCGCCCGCGGACCCGTCGTCCGGGGCGCGGCCGGCGATCGCCAAGGCGGTGTTCCTGCCCGGACTGGCGATCGTGCTCGTCGTCGGCCTGTTCGCGGTGCTCTTCCCGGACCTCGCCGAGTCCGCGATCGGCACCATCCAGACCGACGTGATCGGCGTGTTCGGCTGGTACTACGTCCTGGTCGTGGCGGCCTTCGTGGTGTTCGCGCTGTGGATGGGCGTCAGCCGGTTCGGCGACATCATGCTGGGTCAGGACGACGACACGCCCGCGTACTCGATGGGCAGCTGGTTCTCGATGCTGTTCGCGGCGGGCATGGGCATCGGCCTGGTGTTCTGGGGCGTCGCGGAGCCGCTGAGCCACTACGCGCAGCCGAAGCCCGGCGTCACCGGCGCGCCGGACCAGCTCGCCGACGCCGCGATGGCCCAGACCTACCTGCACTGGGGCGTGCACGCCTGGGCGGTGTACGTCGTCGTCGGGCTGGGCCTGGCCTACGCGATCCACCGGCGCGGCCGGCCCGTGGCGGTGCGGTGGGCGGTCGAGCCGCTGCTGGGGGAGCGGCGCACGCGCGGTCGCCTCGGGGACGCGATCGACGTCGCGGCCGTGGTCGGCACGGTGTTCGGGCTTGCCACGTCGCTCGGGCTCGGCGTGCTGCAGATCTCCGCGGGGCTCGAGCACCTCGACCTGATCGACTCGTCGACCACGGTCCAGGTGGTGCTGATCTTGGTGATCACGCTCGCGGCGACGGCGTCCGTGGTCTCGGGACTCGACAAGGGGCTCAAGTGGCTGTCCAACCTCAACATCGGGATCGCCGGGACGCTCCTGGTCCTCGTCCTGGTGCTGGGGCCGACGCTGTTCCTGCTGCGCGAGTTCGTGCAGTCGATCGGCGTCTACCTGGGCGACGTCGTCCCGCTCACGTTCGACACCACGGCGTTCGAGGGCGACGCGGGCCAGGCCTGGCAGGCGTCGTGGACCACGTTCTACTGGGGCTGGTGGATCAGCTGGGCGCCCTTCGTCGGCGTGTTCATCGCGCGCATCTCCCGCGGGCGCACGGTGCGCCAGTTCGTCATGGGCGTGCTGATCATCCCGGTGCTCGTGACGTTCCTGTGGTTCTCGGTGCTCGGCGGGACGGCCCTGTACCGCGAGATCTTCGGCGAGGGCGGCCTGATCGGCGCGGGCGGCACGGTCGACGAGAACACCGCGTTGTTCGACCTGCTCGGCGGACTGCCGGGCGGCGTGGTCATGTCGGTGGGCGCGGTGCTGCTGATCGCGCTGTTCTTCGTCACCAGCTCCGACTCCGGCTCCTTCGTCGTGTCGATGCTGACCTCGGGCGGCAACCCCACACCGTTCACCTGGACCCGCGTGACCTGGTCGGTGATGACGGGCCTGCTCGCGGCGGCGCTGCTGGTCGCGGGTGGCCTCACCGCCCTGCAGACGGCCGCGATCCTCATCGCGCTGCCGTTCAGCGTCGTGATGATCCTCATCGCGATCGCGACCATCAAGGCGTTCCTCGCCGAGCACGCGGCGTACCAGCGCGCCGAGCGCGCCGCGGTGCGCGAGCGGCTCACGCGCGACGTCGCGCACGCCGTGCACGGGGAGCTGCGCGAGCACCTCGAAGGGCTGGTCGCCGATCCCGCCGGCCTGCCGGGGACCAACGGCCGGTGGTGGACGCGGCGGCGGGTGCGGACGTCGGCGGGAGGCGCCGACGCCGATCCCGACGCCGTCACGCTCGCGGACCGGCCGGACCCCCGGGCGTGA
- a CDS encoding class I SAM-dependent methyltransferase has translation MPADHAAYWDAQAATYDRSTAWVERRLLADARAWVGERVRGRTLEVAAGTGGTLADYATRASDVTLTDRSEQMLGLARTRARALGVEVTALRCDAAALPFPAASMDTVVCTFALCCVPDEVAVLRELARVVRPDGRVLLADHVESSAALGRLAQRGLDLAGRRHGEHHRRRPLLRLGEAGLVAVEHASSRYRLVEQVAARPERRARPPADVSRGGRGSSARRRS, from the coding sequence GTGCCCGCCGACCACGCCGCCTACTGGGACGCGCAGGCGGCGACCTACGACCGCTCGACGGCCTGGGTGGAGCGGCGGCTGCTGGCGGACGCGCGGGCGTGGGTGGGGGAACGGGTCCGCGGGCGCACGCTCGAGGTCGCGGCGGGGACGGGCGGCACGCTCGCGGACTACGCCACCCGCGCGTCGGACGTCACGCTGACCGACCGCAGCGAGCAGATGCTCGGGCTGGCGCGGACGCGGGCGCGCGCGCTCGGGGTGGAGGTCACCGCGCTGCGCTGCGACGCCGCGGCGCTCCCCTTCCCGGCGGCGTCGATGGACACCGTGGTGTGCACCTTCGCGCTGTGCTGCGTGCCCGACGAGGTCGCGGTCCTGCGCGAGCTCGCGCGCGTGGTCCGGCCCGACGGCCGGGTGCTGCTCGCGGACCACGTGGAGTCCTCGGCCGCGCTGGGCCGGCTGGCGCAGCGCGGGCTGGACCTCGCCGGGCGGCGGCACGGCGAGCACCACCGACGGCGCCCGCTGCTGCGGCTGGGCGAGGCGGGCCTCGTGGCCGTCGAGCACGCGTCCTCGCGGTACCGGCTCGTCGAGCAGGTGGCGGCGCGACCGGAGCGCCGCGCGCGGCCTCCGGCGGACGTCAGCCGCGGCGGAAGAGGGTCGTCGGCTCGCCGGCGGAGCTGA
- a CDS encoding GNAT family N-acetyltransferase yields the protein MTVWELDLPLTTPRLVLRGHRPQDLDDLLVFHSDPAVTRYIPWPVRDREQTRAALAAKLDRTTAAPGEWLVLAVEERRTGTVVGEVLLRHADEPEVGYVLRADRQGRGLAAEAVGALLTAASSSLQVTTVVAVVVDGNAASVRLLGRLGFRGAGAGPLSSAGEPTTLFRRG from the coding sequence GTGACCGTGTGGGAGCTGGACCTGCCCCTGACGACGCCGCGCCTGGTGCTGCGCGGCCACCGTCCGCAGGACCTGGACGACCTGCTGGTGTTCCACTCCGACCCGGCCGTCACGCGCTACATCCCGTGGCCGGTGCGCGACCGCGAGCAGACCCGCGCGGCCCTCGCCGCGAAGCTCGACCGCACCACCGCGGCCCCGGGCGAGTGGCTCGTGCTCGCGGTGGAGGAACGCCGCACCGGGACGGTGGTCGGGGAGGTGCTCCTGCGCCACGCCGACGAGCCGGAGGTGGGCTACGTGCTCCGGGCCGACCGGCAGGGGCGCGGGCTGGCGGCCGAGGCCGTCGGCGCGCTGCTGACCGCGGCCTCGTCGTCCCTGCAGGTCACGACCGTCGTGGCGGTCGTGGTCGACGGCAACGCCGCCTCCGTGCGGCTGCTCGGGCGTCTGGGGTTCCGTGGGGCGGGAGCCGGGCCGCTCAGCTCCGCCGGCGAGCCGACGACCCTCTTCCGCCGCGGCTGA
- a CDS encoding aldo/keto reductase — protein MSSVPTVTLNNGVQVPQLGFGVFQIPPDETKDAVLTAFEVGYRHIDTAQGYGNEQGVGDALAASGLARDEVFVTSKLNNSNLTPEDAMASFELTLEALGSDHVDLFLIHWPLPTVSDFVARWRTLEEIYRSGRARAIGVSNFQPHHLRKLHAETTITPAVNQVEIHPYLTNDEIRAFDAEHGIATEAWSPIAKGQVLEDPVLVRIAEQLGRTPAQVTLRWHVQRGDIVFPKSVTRRRVEENFAVFDFELSATDMADITALDRGMRTGPDPDTFAFVG, from the coding sequence ATGTCGTCCGTCCCCACGGTCACCCTCAACAACGGCGTCCAGGTCCCGCAGCTCGGGTTCGGCGTGTTCCAGATCCCGCCCGACGAGACCAAGGACGCGGTCCTGACGGCGTTCGAGGTGGGCTACCGGCACATCGACACCGCGCAGGGCTACGGCAACGAGCAGGGTGTCGGCGACGCCCTCGCGGCCAGCGGCCTGGCCCGCGACGAGGTGTTCGTCACCAGCAAGCTCAACAACAGCAACCTGACGCCCGAGGACGCCATGGCCTCCTTCGAGCTCACGCTCGAGGCGCTGGGCTCCGACCACGTCGACCTGTTCCTCATCCACTGGCCGCTGCCCACCGTGAGCGACTTCGTCGCGCGCTGGCGCACGCTGGAGGAGATCTACCGGTCCGGGCGGGCACGGGCCATCGGGGTCTCGAACTTCCAGCCGCACCACCTGCGCAAGCTGCACGCCGAGACGACGATCACGCCCGCCGTGAACCAGGTCGAGATCCACCCGTACCTGACGAACGACGAGATCCGCGCCTTCGACGCCGAGCACGGCATCGCGACCGAGGCGTGGTCGCCGATCGCGAAGGGGCAGGTCCTCGAGGACCCGGTCCTGGTGCGGATCGCCGAGCAGCTCGGCAGGACCCCGGCGCAGGTGACGCTGCGGTGGCACGTCCAGCGCGGGGACATCGTGTTCCCGAAGTCGGTCACCCGCCGCCGGGTCGAGGAGAACTTCGCGGTCTTCGACTTCGAGCTCTCGGCCACCGACATGGCGGACATCACCGCGCTGGACCGGGGGATGCGGACCGGTCCGGACCCGGACACGTTCGCGTTCGTGGGCTGA
- a CDS encoding glycoside hydrolase family 48 protein, which produces MSSTTRRRTAWVALATLSVSSLLAATGISPATAAPGALPSTLSVPAAAPVRAAVDGEYAQRFLAQYDKIKDPANGYFSAQGIPYHSVETLIVEAPDYGHETTSEAYSYWIWLEALYGQVTGDWAPLNHAWETMEKYMIPQTVDQPTNSFYNPNSPATYASEFNHPSQYPSALNSGVSVGKDPLANELKSTYGNADIYQMHWLADVDNVYGFGATPGAGCELGPTAVGSSFINTFQRGPQESVWETVPQPSCEEFKYGGKNGYLDLFTQDASYAKQWKYTSASDADARAVEAIYWANQWATEQGKQADIAATVAKAAKLGDYLRYTLFDKYFKAIGCTSPSCPAGSNKESAHYLLSWYMAWGGATDANAGWAWRIGSSHAHFGYQNPLAAYALSSDPALTPKSPTAKADWTKSLERQLEFYTWLQASNGGIAGGATNSWNGAYATPPAGTPTFYGMGYTEAPVYNDPPSNQWFGMQAWGVQRVAELYYASGNAKAKAILDKWVPWVVANISTDGASWKVPSTLQWTGKPDTWNPSSPTGNPGLTVTVKDYGQDVGVAGDTARALLFYAAKSGNTQARDTAKALLDAMWDNNQDALGVATQETRGDFLRFDDKYVAGGDGVYIPAGWTGTMPNGDVIKPGGTFLDIRSFYKNDPQWSKMQTALDTGVAPTFTFHRFWSQTAIAAALADYDRLFGDGPAPVDTQAPSVPTGLKAGTVTGSSVALSWTASTDNVGVTGYDVYRGTTKVGTATGTTYTDTGLTASTAYSYTVRAKDLAGNVSAASSALSVTTSTTTPTDTVAPSVPTGLAAGTVTGTSVALTWNASTDTGGSGLAGYDVYRGTTKVGSSTTASFTDTGLTAGTAYSYTVRAKDNAGNVSAASSALSVRTTSAADTVPPSVPTGLAAGTVTETSVALSWTASTDNVGVTGYDVYRGTTKVGTATGTSYTDTGLTAATAYSYTVRAKDAAGNVSAASAPLAVTTRSGTTTGSCTVVYNASSWNTGFTASVKVTNTGTTTLSGWTLKFGFTAGQQVTQGWSANWTQSGSTVTATNAAWNGTLAPGQSVDIGFNGSHSGQNPNPSLFTLNGAACS; this is translated from the coding sequence ATGTCCTCCACCACACGACGGCGAACCGCCTGGGTGGCCCTGGCCACCCTGAGCGTGTCGTCCCTCCTGGCGGCGACGGGGATCAGCCCCGCCACCGCCGCGCCGGGCGCGCTGCCCAGCACCCTGAGCGTCCCGGCCGCCGCGCCCGTGCGCGCCGCGGTCGACGGCGAGTACGCGCAGCGCTTCCTCGCGCAGTACGACAAGATCAAGGACCCCGCCAACGGCTACTTCTCGGCGCAGGGCATCCCCTACCACTCGGTCGAGACCCTCATCGTCGAGGCTCCCGACTACGGCCACGAGACGACGTCCGAGGCCTACTCCTACTGGATCTGGCTCGAGGCGCTGTACGGCCAGGTCACGGGTGACTGGGCACCGCTGAACCACGCCTGGGAGACCATGGAGAAGTACATGATCCCCCAGACGGTGGATCAGCCCACGAACTCCTTCTACAACCCCAACTCCCCCGCCACGTACGCCTCGGAGTTCAACCACCCGAGCCAGTACCCCAGCGCCCTGAACAGCGGCGTCTCGGTCGGCAAGGACCCGCTCGCCAACGAGCTCAAGTCCACGTACGGCAACGCGGACATCTACCAGATGCACTGGCTCGCGGACGTCGACAACGTCTACGGCTTCGGGGCCACCCCCGGCGCCGGCTGCGAGCTCGGCCCCACCGCGGTCGGCTCCTCCTTCATCAACACCTTCCAGCGCGGCCCCCAGGAGTCGGTCTGGGAGACCGTCCCGCAGCCCAGCTGCGAGGAGTTCAAGTACGGCGGCAAGAACGGCTACCTCGACCTCTTCACGCAGGACGCCTCCTACGCGAAGCAGTGGAAGTACACCTCGGCGTCCGACGCCGACGCCCGTGCCGTCGAGGCCATCTACTGGGCCAACCAGTGGGCCACCGAGCAGGGCAAGCAGGCCGACATCGCCGCGACGGTCGCCAAGGCCGCCAAGCTCGGCGACTACCTGCGCTACACGCTGTTCGACAAGTACTTCAAGGCCATCGGCTGCACCTCGCCGAGCTGCCCCGCCGGCAGCAACAAGGAGAGCGCGCACTACCTGCTGTCCTGGTACATGGCCTGGGGCGGCGCCACCGACGCGAACGCCGGCTGGGCGTGGCGCATCGGCTCGTCGCACGCGCACTTCGGGTACCAGAACCCGCTGGCCGCGTACGCGCTCTCGTCGGACCCGGCCCTGACGCCGAAGTCCCCGACGGCGAAGGCGGACTGGACCAAGTCCCTCGAGCGCCAGCTCGAGTTCTACACCTGGCTCCAGGCCTCGAACGGCGGCATCGCCGGTGGCGCGACCAACAGCTGGAACGGCGCCTACGCCACCCCGCCCGCGGGCACGCCCACGTTCTACGGCATGGGCTACACCGAGGCGCCCGTCTACAACGACCCGCCGTCGAACCAGTGGTTCGGCATGCAGGCGTGGGGCGTGCAGCGCGTCGCCGAGCTCTACTACGCGTCGGGCAACGCGAAGGCCAAGGCCATCCTCGACAAGTGGGTGCCCTGGGTCGTCGCGAACATCTCGACGGACGGTGCGAGCTGGAAGGTCCCGAGCACGCTCCAGTGGACCGGCAAGCCCGACACGTGGAACCCGTCGTCGCCCACCGGCAACCCCGGCCTGACCGTCACGGTCAAGGACTACGGGCAGGACGTCGGCGTCGCCGGCGACACCGCGCGTGCGCTGCTGTTCTACGCCGCCAAGTCCGGCAACACCCAGGCGCGTGACACCGCCAAGGCGCTGCTCGACGCGATGTGGGACAACAACCAGGACGCGCTCGGCGTGGCCACGCAGGAGACGCGCGGCGACTTCCTGCGGTTCGACGACAAGTACGTCGCGGGCGGCGACGGCGTCTACATCCCCGCCGGCTGGACGGGCACCATGCCCAACGGCGACGTGATCAAGCCGGGCGGGACGTTCCTCGACATCCGCTCGTTCTACAAGAACGACCCGCAGTGGTCGAAGATGCAGACCGCGCTGGACACGGGCGTCGCCCCGACGTTCACGTTCCACCGGTTCTGGTCGCAGACCGCCATCGCCGCGGCGCTGGCCGACTACGACCGTCTGTTCGGCGACGGCCCCGCGCCGGTCGACACGCAGGCTCCGTCGGTCCCGACGGGCCTCAAGGCGGGCACGGTCACGGGCTCCTCGGTGGCGCTGTCCTGGACCGCGTCGACCGACAACGTCGGCGTCACGGGCTACGACGTCTACCGCGGCACGACGAAGGTCGGCACCGCCACGGGCACGACGTACACCGACACCGGCCTCACCGCCTCCACGGCGTACTCGTACACCGTGCGGGCCAAGGACCTGGCGGGCAACGTGTCCGCCGCGTCCAGCGCGCTGTCCGTCACGACGAGCACGACGACGCCGACGGACACCGTCGCGCCGAGCGTGCCGACCGGGCTGGCCGCCGGCACCGTGACCGGCACGAGCGTCGCCCTCACCTGGAACGCGTCGACCGACACCGGCGGCTCGGGCCTGGCGGGCTACGACGTCTACCGCGGCACCACCAAGGTGGGCTCGTCCACCACGGCGTCCTTCACCGACACCGGCCTGACCGCCGGCACCGCGTACTCGTACACGGTCCGGGCCAAGGACAACGCGGGCAACGTCTCCGCCGCGTCGAGCGCGCTGTCGGTCAGGACGACCTCGGCCGCCGACACCGTCCCGCCGAGCGTGCCCACGGGCCTCGCGGCCGGCACGGTCACCGAGACGAGCGTGGCCCTGTCCTGGACGGCGTCGACCGACAACGTCGGCGTCACGGGCTACGACGTCTACCGCGGGACGACCAAGGTCGGCACCGCGACCGGCACGAGCTACACCGACACCGGCCTCACGGCGGCGACGGCGTACTCCTACACGGTCCGGGCCAAGGACGCGGCGGGCAACGTGTCCGCGGCCTCCGCCCCGCTCGCGGTGACCACGAGGTCGGGCACGACCACCGGTTCCTGCACGGTGGTCTACAACGCCTCGAGCTGGAACACCGGCTTCACGGCGTCGGTCAAGGTCACGAACACCGGCACCACGACCCTGTCCGGCTGGACGCTGAAGTTCGGCTTCACCGCCGGCCAGCAGGTCACGCAGGGCTGGAGCGCGAACTGGACCCAGTCCGGCTCGACGGTCACCGCGACCAACGCGGCGTGGAACGGCACCCTGGCCCCGGGCCAGAGCGTCGACATCGGCTTCAACGGCTCGCACTCGGGCCAGAACCCGAACCCGTCGTTGTTCACGCTGAACGGCGCGGCGTGCAGCTGA
- a CDS encoding NUDIX domain-containing protein — translation MAQVSAGLLLHRRPPDGGPQVLLARMGGPFWARRERAWTVPKGLVEAGEDPHAAALREFAEELGVAPPASAAPDVALGHVTQSGGKVVHAWARAADLDVAALRWRDDDGRWLVSTALVEWPPRSGRTLEVPEVDQARWLGLDEARALVVAAQAELLDRLAVLLT, via the coding sequence GTGGCTCAGGTGAGCGCCGGGCTGCTGCTGCACCGCAGGCCGCCGGACGGCGGGCCGCAGGTGCTGCTCGCTCGGATGGGTGGCCCGTTCTGGGCGCGTCGCGAGCGCGCGTGGACGGTGCCGAAGGGCCTGGTCGAGGCGGGCGAGGACCCGCACGCCGCCGCGCTGCGCGAGTTCGCCGAGGAGCTGGGCGTCGCGCCGCCGGCCTCCGCGGCGCCCGACGTCGCCCTCGGCCACGTGACGCAGTCGGGCGGCAAGGTGGTGCACGCCTGGGCGCGCGCCGCGGACCTCGACGTCGCGGCCCTGCGGTGGCGGGACGACGACGGGCGGTGGCTGGTGAGCACCGCGCTCGTCGAGTGGCCGCCGCGGTCCGGTCGCACGCTCGAGGTCCCGGAGGTCGACCAGGCCCGGTGGCTCGGGCTCGACGAGGCCCGCGCGCTCGTCGTCGCCGCGCAGGCCGAGCTGCTGGACCGGCTGGCCGTGCTGCTGACCTGA
- a CDS encoding outer membrane protein assembly factor BamB family protein, translated as MARARAMQTVELTEDGAPAGPALPAAGRHGRRAGIAGVLVVVLAGALLVGQATLDARHRADVRRIAALPGAVAPVPDEPSVRWTLDAELLEALRLETPVRLTDGSGELYVGAVARSDGSVEAVGIEATNGARRWTTTLTGTAREDVRSGAPGTGCVVAHASSDEGPVLACLLTFHHDADGPLAPPRRAQVAVFDARAGEVLARFPVPAQASRLAVVDGTAAVAWRVLGAVDLEARDLTTGALRWRTSLSVPRSGTPMFGATSGAPRVGRVQLQSAAGLLVVAAGQETYLLTADGQERGDGARQPAYVREATPGRLVLLVVDGEIGSLTVRPHAPDQVVDGAVALPTLDDGSADVVLTVDDGLRGRDPDDGRVLWRVAGRDSGLVVLDGVAYQATDRDLLRAVDVATGEVLWHVPARPGRYGTGVLTDGDRLYVEARTLFGPGGTAVLLAYGLDGLPQAEILPPPGWTSLELRGGVVVATSDDASRGAILGP; from the coding sequence GTGGCTCGCGCACGCGCGATGCAGACGGTCGAGCTCACCGAGGACGGTGCGCCCGCCGGACCAGCCCTGCCCGCCGCCGGACGGCACGGCCGCCGCGCCGGCATCGCGGGCGTGCTCGTCGTCGTCCTGGCGGGGGCGCTGCTGGTGGGCCAGGCGACGCTGGACGCGCGCCACCGCGCCGACGTGCGCCGGATCGCGGCGCTGCCGGGCGCCGTGGCGCCGGTCCCCGACGAGCCGAGCGTGCGGTGGACGCTCGACGCCGAGCTCCTCGAGGCGCTCCGGCTGGAGACGCCGGTCCGCCTCACTGACGGCTCCGGTGAGCTGTACGTGGGCGCCGTCGCGCGCTCCGACGGCAGCGTCGAGGCCGTCGGGATCGAGGCGACGAACGGCGCCCGGCGGTGGACCACGACGCTCACCGGCACCGCGCGCGAGGACGTCCGCTCGGGAGCACCGGGCACCGGCTGCGTCGTCGCGCACGCGTCGTCGGACGAGGGGCCCGTGCTCGCGTGCCTGCTCACCTTCCACCACGACGCCGACGGCCCGCTCGCGCCACCGCGCCGCGCGCAGGTCGCCGTGTTCGACGCGCGCGCGGGCGAGGTCCTGGCCCGGTTCCCGGTCCCGGCGCAGGCGAGCAGGCTCGCGGTGGTGGACGGCACGGCCGCGGTGGCGTGGCGGGTGCTCGGCGCGGTCGACCTCGAGGCGCGGGACCTGACGACCGGGGCGCTGCGCTGGCGGACGAGCCTGTCGGTGCCGCGGTCGGGCACGCCGATGTTCGGCGCGACGAGCGGCGCGCCCCGCGTCGGGCGCGTGCAGCTGCAGTCCGCCGCGGGGCTGCTCGTCGTCGCCGCCGGGCAGGAGACCTACCTGCTGACCGCCGACGGGCAGGAGCGCGGCGACGGCGCCCGGCAGCCGGCCTACGTGCGCGAGGCGACACCGGGCCGACTGGTCCTGCTGGTCGTCGACGGGGAGATCGGCAGCCTGACGGTGCGCCCGCACGCGCCCGACCAGGTCGTCGACGGGGCCGTGGCGCTGCCGACGCTCGACGACGGCTCGGCGGACGTGGTCCTGACGGTCGACGACGGGCTGCGCGGGCGGGACCCGGACGACGGGCGCGTGCTGTGGCGCGTCGCCGGGCGCGACAGCGGCCTCGTCGTGCTGGACGGCGTGGCGTACCAGGCGACCGACCGCGACCTGCTGCGCGCGGTCGACGTGGCGACCGGCGAGGTGCTGTGGCACGTGCCGGCGCGGCCGGGCCGCTACGGCACGGGGGTCCTGACCGACGGCGACCGGCTGTACGTCGAGGCGCGCACCCTGTTCGGGCCGGGCGGGACGGCCGTGCTGCTGGCGTACGGGCTCGACGGGCTGCCGCAGGCGGAGATCCTCCCGCCGCCCGGATGGACCTCGCTGGAGCTGCGGGGCGGTGTCGTCGTGGCGACGAGCGACGACGCAAGCCGGGGCGCGATCCTGGGCCCGTGA